From a region of the Sulfuriferula plumbiphila genome:
- the trxB gene encoding thioredoxin-disulfide reductase, translating to MTTPQHHRLIILGSGPAGYSAAVYAARANLNPVVITGMAQGGQLMTTTDVDNWPADADGVQGPELMARFEKHARRFNTEIIFDHIHTAKLTDKPIALVGDQGSYTCDALIIATGASAMYLGLESEQAFMGKGVSGCATCDGFFYRNQDVAVIGGGNTAVEEALYLSNIARHVTVVHRRDKFKSEKILADHLMEKVKEGKISVEWNSELDEVLGDKTGVTGMRIKSTVDGSTRDIALTGVFIAIGHKPNTDIFTGQIAMEGGYIVTQGGNKGNATATSVPGVFAAGDVQDHIYRQAVTSAGTGCMAALDADRYLESLGK from the coding sequence ATGACCACCCCTCAACATCACCGTCTCATCATCCTCGGCTCCGGCCCCGCAGGCTATTCCGCCGCCGTTTACGCTGCGCGCGCCAACCTGAATCCGGTCGTCATTACCGGCATGGCGCAAGGCGGTCAGCTGATGACCACCACCGATGTGGACAACTGGCCTGCCGACGCCGACGGCGTGCAGGGGCCGGAGTTGATGGCGCGTTTCGAGAAGCACGCGCGCCGCTTCAACACCGAAATTATTTTCGACCACATCCACACTGCCAAACTGACCGACAAGCCCATCGCGCTGGTCGGCGACCAGGGTAGCTACACCTGCGATGCGCTGATTATCGCCACCGGCGCGTCGGCCATGTATCTGGGGCTGGAATCCGAGCAGGCGTTCATGGGCAAGGGCGTATCCGGCTGCGCCACCTGCGATGGATTTTTCTACCGCAATCAGGACGTGGCGGTGATCGGCGGTGGCAACACTGCCGTGGAAGAAGCGCTGTATCTGTCCAACATTGCGCGTCATGTCACCGTGGTGCATCGCCGCGACAAGTTCAAGTCGGAAAAAATTCTCGCCGATCATCTGATGGAGAAGGTCAAGGAAGGCAAGATCAGCGTGGAGTGGAACAGCGAACTGGACGAGGTGCTGGGCGACAAGACGGGTGTGACCGGCATGCGCATCAAGTCCACCGTGGATGGCAGCACCAGGGATATCGCCCTGACCGGCGTGTTCATCGCCATCGGCCACAAGCCCAACACCGATATTTTCACTGGCCAGATCGCGATGGAAGGCGGCTATATCGTCACCCAGGGGGGCAACAAGGGCAATGCCACCGCCACCAGTGTTCCCGGCGTGTTTGCCGCGGGTGACGTGCAGGATCACATCTACCGCCAGGCGGTGACCAGCGCCGGTACCGGCTGCATGGCCGCGCTGGACGCCGACCGCTATCTGGAAAGCCTCGGCAAGTAA
- a CDS encoding Smr/MutS family protein translates to MAGRVPPADEAALFKAAVQDAQPLPDHGKVEPPLPRVSPIPRQRIRDERQVLADSLSDHIVWEDTMETGEELVFLRTGLRRDTLKKLRRGHWVLQAELDLHGLVSVEARQALSAFIAGCGKRGLRCVRIIHGKGLRSKNREPVLRTKVKNWLMQKDEVLAFCQARAVDGGSGAVVVLLKSS, encoded by the coding sequence ATGGCCGGGCGTGTGCCTCCAGCGGACGAAGCCGCACTGTTCAAAGCGGCGGTGCAGGACGCCCAGCCGCTACCCGACCACGGCAAGGTGGAACCGCCCTTGCCGCGCGTTTCCCCTATCCCGCGCCAGCGTATTCGCGATGAGCGTCAGGTCTTGGCCGACAGCCTGTCTGACCACATCGTGTGGGAGGATACCATGGAAACCGGCGAGGAGCTGGTGTTCCTGCGCACTGGCTTGCGCCGCGACACGCTCAAAAAACTGCGGCGCGGGCACTGGGTGCTGCAGGCCGAACTGGATTTGCATGGCCTGGTGAGCGTGGAAGCGCGCCAGGCGCTGAGCGCGTTTATCGCCGGCTGCGGCAAGCGCGGCCTGCGTTGCGTGCGCATCATCCACGGCAAAGGGCTGCGTTCCAAAAACCGCGAGCCGGTGTTGCGCACCAAGGTGAAAAACTGGCTGATGCAAAAAGACGAAGTGCTGGCGTTTTGCCAGGCGCGTGCGGTGGACGGCGGCAGCGGCGCGGTGGTAGTGTTACTCAAGTCTTCATGA
- a CDS encoding peroxiredoxin, translating to MTAITEFELPSTGNRTFKLTDMRGKKLVVYFYPKDDTPGCTVEGSDFRDLYAGFQAHNCEIVGISRDDMKSHEKFKTKLSLPFELLSDADEKVCELFGVIKLKNMYGKEVRGIDRSTFVFDSDGKLVKEWRGVKSAGHAQEVLDTIKTLQEKI from the coding sequence ATGACCGCAATTACCGAATTCGAACTTCCTTCCACCGGCAACCGAACCTTCAAACTCACCGACATGCGCGGCAAGAAGCTGGTGGTGTACTTCTATCCCAAGGACGACACGCCGGGCTGTACCGTGGAGGGCTCCGACTTCCGCGATTTGTATGCCGGGTTTCAGGCGCACAATTGCGAGATCGTGGGTATTTCGCGCGACGATATGAAATCCCACGAGAAATTCAAGACCAAGCTCAGCCTGCCGTTCGAGCTGTTGTCCGACGCAGACGAAAAAGTGTGCGAACTGTTCGGCGTGATAAAGCTGAAGAACATGTACGGCAAGGAAGTCCGTGGCATTGATCGCAGCACTTTTGTGTTCGACAGCGACGGCAAGCTGGTCAAGGAATGGCGCGGCGTGAAATCCGCCGGCCACGCGCAGGAAGTGCTGGATACCATTAAAACGCTCCAGGAGAAAATCTGA
- a CDS encoding PhoH family protein translates to MPRKAAAPTKLFVLDTNVLMHDPTSLFRFEEHDIFLPMGTLEELDHNKKGMTEVARNARQASRFLDEIVSGCEDAIEAGIPLSSHSRKAATGRLFLQTRMARIETPLSLPNSKVDNQILGVILSLREEQPRRPIILVSKDINMRIKARALGLPAEDYFNDKVLEDTDLLYAGVRELPEDFWDRHGKGIESWQADGHTWYRVKGPLVTRLLVNEFVYQESASPLYAIVKTIKGNVAELQTIKDYSHQKNNVWGITARNREQNFALNVLMDPEVDFVTLLGQAGTGKTLLTLAAGLMQTLEHKRYSEIIMTRVTVPVGEDIGFLPGTEEEKMTPWMGALEDNLDVLNKTDDSAGDWGRAATQDLIRSRIKVKSLNFMRGRTFLNKYLIIDEAQNLTPKQMKTLITRAGPGTKVVCLGNISQIDTPYLTEGSSGLTYVVDRFKGWPHGGHITLARGERSRLADWAAEML, encoded by the coding sequence ATGCCCCGCAAAGCCGCTGCGCCCACCAAGCTGTTTGTTCTTGATACCAACGTGCTGATGCACGACCCCACCAGCTTGTTCCGTTTTGAGGAGCACGACATATTTCTGCCGATGGGCACGCTGGAGGAACTCGATCACAACAAGAAAGGTATGACCGAAGTGGCGCGCAATGCGCGTCAGGCCAGCCGCTTCCTGGACGAAATCGTATCGGGTTGCGAAGATGCAATCGAAGCCGGGATTCCGCTCAGCAGCCATAGCCGCAAGGCAGCGACCGGACGGCTGTTTCTGCAGACCAGAATGGCGCGCATTGAAACCCCGCTCAGCCTGCCCAACAGCAAGGTGGACAACCAGATTCTCGGCGTGATTCTGAGCCTGCGCGAAGAGCAGCCCAGGCGCCCGATAATCCTGGTGTCCAAAGACATCAACATGCGCATCAAGGCGCGTGCACTGGGCTTACCCGCCGAGGACTACTTCAACGACAAGGTACTCGAAGACACCGACCTGCTCTATGCCGGGGTGCGTGAATTGCCGGAGGATTTCTGGGACAGGCACGGCAAGGGTATCGAGTCCTGGCAGGCTGATGGCCACACCTGGTATCGCGTCAAAGGCCCGCTGGTGACCCGCCTGCTGGTCAACGAATTCGTCTATCAGGAGAGCGCCAGCCCGCTCTACGCCATCGTCAAAACCATCAAGGGCAATGTCGCCGAGCTGCAGACCATCAAGGACTACAGCCACCAGAAAAACAATGTGTGGGGCATCACCGCGCGCAACCGCGAACAGAATTTCGCGCTCAATGTGCTGATGGATCCGGAGGTGGATTTTGTCACTTTATTAGGCCAGGCCGGTACCGGCAAAACCCTGCTCACCCTCGCGGCGGGGCTGATGCAGACGCTGGAGCACAAGCGTTATTCGGAAATCATCATGACCCGCGTGACCGTGCCGGTAGGCGAAGACATCGGTTTCCTGCCCGGCACCGAGGAAGAAAAAATGACGCCGTGGATGGGCGCGCTGGAAGACAATCTCGACGTGCTCAACAAGACCGACGACAGCGCCGGCGACTGGGGACGCGCCGCCACGCAGGACCTGATCCGCAGTCGCATCAAGGTCAAATCGCTCAACTTCATGCGCGGGCGTACCTTCCTCAACAAATACCTGATCATCGACGAGGCGCAGAACCTCACCCCCAAACAGATGAAAACCCTCATCACCCGCGCCGGTCCCGGCACCAAGGTGGTGTGCCTGGGCAACATCTCGCAGATTGATACGCCTTACCTCACCGAGGGCAGCTCCGGCCTGACCTACGTGGTGGACCGCTTCAAGGGCTGGCCCCACGGCGGCCATATCACCCTGGCGCGGGGCGAGCGTTCGCGCCTGGCCGACTGGGCGGCGGAAATGCTATGA
- a CDS encoding ribonuclease domain-containing protein produces MTRGLVALLGLLVFAPAVQAASCRDVVHMLNQQSSARIDEAELTQALQTLNADHNTRLPGKFVTKREALSAGWQRGHDLWEAPPLNGKSIGGDRFGNRERQLPYGQWREADLDYKGGHRGAKRLIFSREGRRFVTVDHYRTFTEIPACQ; encoded by the coding sequence ATGACACGCGGACTGGTGGCGTTGCTCGGATTGCTGGTGTTTGCACCTGCGGTCCAGGCCGCCAGTTGCCGCGACGTCGTGCACATGCTCAATCAGCAGTCGAGCGCGCGTATTGACGAGGCCGAACTGACGCAGGCCCTGCAAACCCTCAACGCCGATCACAATACGCGCCTGCCGGGTAAATTCGTCACCAAGCGCGAGGCGCTATCCGCAGGCTGGCAGCGCGGGCACGACCTGTGGGAGGCCCCCCCGCTCAACGGCAAAAGCATCGGCGGCGACCGTTTCGGCAACCGCGAACGCCAGTTGCCCTATGGCCAGTGGCGTGAAGCCGACCTCGACTACAAAGGCGGCCATCGCGGCGCCAAGCGCCTCATCTTCTCCCGCGAAGGCCGCCGTTTCGTCACTGTTGACCACTACCGCACCTTTACCGAGATCCCCGCCTGCCAATGA
- a CDS encoding barstar family protein yields MKTCHLQGITSMKIFYDQIARDFAFPEHFGRNLDALWDVMTDDVEGPFELIWEKPGVTRDALGEDYWRLLEILADVVAERDDFRLELRG; encoded by the coding sequence ATGAAAACCTGCCACCTGCAAGGCATCACCAGCATGAAAATCTTCTATGACCAGATCGCCAGGGATTTCGCTTTCCCCGAGCACTTCGGCCGTAACCTCGACGCGTTGTGGGATGTGATGACCGACGATGTGGAAGGCCCCTTTGAACTGATCTGGGAAAAGCCGGGCGTCACGCGCGACGCGCTGGGAGAGGATTACTGGCGGCTGCTGGAGATACTGGCGGACGTGGTGGCGGAGCGCGATGATTTTCGGCTGGAGTTGCGGGGGTAG
- a CDS encoding DMT family transporter: MKSNALLAAGLTSLMWGLTGIFVRLLPPLSALPVTAGRLLVALVVVLPVLGLLRSSRRSFKSALGCPVAYVLALLLTGYYLLATAAFQMAPVAEVALLLSSPPFFVLIFRRVRGAIPDRAEIAGAVLAVAGITLILGSKMSFTGELPVHHLTGKLLAICAAGLAAFYAYMYRILAERGSAPETMGVAFLTFGLGGFILVLILGLVPTPSGWGALNGDALLVFLGLGVLSTAIPTIGFAVASRHLPAIVTAMISLFIPLFAGIFAFLVLGERLTPMFIPGGMLVLGGVAMILRQDRDKAND; the protein is encoded by the coding sequence ATGAAAAGCAACGCCTTGCTGGCAGCCGGGTTGACTTCCTTGATGTGGGGTCTCACGGGAATCTTTGTGCGGCTGCTGCCTCCTCTCTCGGCATTGCCTGTCACTGCGGGCCGGCTCCTGGTAGCGCTGGTAGTGGTGCTGCCTGTGCTTGGGCTGTTGCGCAGCAGCCGCCGGAGTTTCAAATCCGCACTGGGGTGTCCCGTCGCTTATGTTCTCGCGTTGTTATTGACAGGATATTATCTGTTGGCAACGGCGGCTTTCCAAATGGCTCCTGTGGCGGAAGTCGCGCTTTTGCTGAGTAGCCCTCCGTTTTTTGTACTGATTTTCCGCCGCGTGCGCGGCGCCATTCCGGACCGCGCTGAAATCGCTGGCGCAGTGCTGGCAGTCGCCGGAATCACCTTGATTCTGGGTTCCAAAATGTCCTTCACAGGAGAACTGCCAGTTCACCACCTCACGGGCAAGCTGCTGGCAATATGTGCAGCGGGATTGGCCGCGTTCTATGCTTATATGTACCGAATTCTGGCCGAACGCGGCAGTGCACCGGAAACAATGGGCGTGGCTTTTCTGACATTCGGCCTGGGGGGTTTTATTCTGGTGTTGATCTTGGGGCTGGTACCGACACCTTCCGGATGGGGTGCCCTGAATGGAGATGCACTCCTGGTATTCCTGGGTCTTGGGGTGCTGTCTACGGCCATTCCTACAATAGGTTTTGCAGTGGCGTCAAGGCATTTGCCAGCCATTGTTACGGCAATGATTTCACTTTTCATTCCGCTGTTCGCCGGGATATTCGCCTTTCTGGTACTCGGGGAAAGGCTTACACCCATGTTCATTCCGGGTGGCATGCTGGTGTTGGGCGGGGTTGCCATGATTCTTCGTCAGGACCGAGATAAAGCGAATGATTGA
- a CDS encoding mechanosensitive ion channel domain-containing protein produces the protein MSPLLNVLQRDLLNPATLLGAAFYGLVFLAFAMILGRLVRRFSRRVESHFTDVTGIAFASAFAQVVVFLVGFILYAHLIPELRALGTTLLAGVSVVSVVLGLAAQNTLSNLIAGFSLVLYRPISVGDSVQLSTPKGLATARLEQVSLGYSHLRDTDGNEIIVPNSVMISTVMIRVGGRKT, from the coding sequence ATGAGTCCACTGTTGAATGTCTTGCAGCGCGATCTGCTCAATCCGGCTACCCTGTTGGGCGCGGCGTTTTATGGTCTCGTGTTTCTTGCGTTTGCCATGATACTGGGGCGCCTTGTCCGGAGGTTCTCGAGACGGGTGGAGTCGCACTTCACCGATGTGACCGGGATTGCCTTCGCCAGCGCGTTTGCCCAGGTCGTCGTATTCCTTGTTGGGTTCATTCTCTATGCCCATCTCATTCCAGAATTGCGGGCTCTGGGGACCACGCTCCTTGCCGGGGTGAGTGTCGTTTCCGTCGTGTTGGGGCTTGCTGCCCAGAATACCCTGAGTAACCTGATTGCCGGTTTCTCGCTCGTGCTATACCGGCCGATTAGTGTTGGCGACAGCGTGCAACTGAGCACCCCGAAGGGGCTGGCAACGGCCAGGCTGGAGCAGGTGTCTCTTGGCTACAGCCATCTGCGTGACACAGACGGGAACGAAATTATTGTTCCCAACAGCGTGATGATAAGCACGGTAATGATCCGCGTTGGCGGAAGAAAAACATGA
- a CDS encoding DUF2721 domain-containing protein → MQTAASITTVAHVIQLAVGPVFLLSGIGAILAVLTSRLTRVVDRFRTLNNSKGDERTAHEKEMATLLSRARWIHWAISLCTVSALFICIVIAALFVGSEMNMDPSDAISMLFISAMVALITGLLCFLREIFLATGLIEKYEK, encoded by the coding sequence ATGCAAACCGCCGCTAGTATCACGACTGTCGCCCATGTCATTCAACTGGCAGTCGGACCCGTCTTTCTGCTGAGCGGAATCGGTGCAATTCTGGCCGTGCTTACCAGTCGACTGACGCGCGTAGTCGACCGCTTTCGGACGCTGAACAACTCGAAAGGCGATGAGCGGACCGCGCATGAAAAAGAAATGGCGACGCTGTTGAGCCGGGCTCGATGGATTCATTGGGCAATCAGTCTCTGCACCGTGTCTGCACTGTTCATCTGCATCGTGATTGCGGCACTTTTTGTCGGATCCGAGATGAACATGGATCCATCCGACGCAATCTCTATGCTGTTCATTTCCGCAATGGTGGCGTTAATCACGGGCCTGTTATGTTTTCTGCGTGAGATATTTCTGGCGACCGGACTCATAGAGAAATATGAGAAATAG